The Manihot esculenta cultivar AM560-2 chromosome 11, M.esculenta_v8, whole genome shotgun sequence genome includes a region encoding these proteins:
- the LOC110625763 gene encoding NAC domain-containing protein 72, translating into MVPHGFRFNPTDQELIQILDQKASAQEMPLHFIVHANLYEHEPQDLEWNHSATLGNEERYYYCKRENDSREVAGRGWWKATSHVKKVNVNENLVGHKRPLTFHRYRDQERNRSNAIKTNWIMHEYSLESKTTEWRLCKIKYKGKPSIQEELENIRQRYSSRIDSEASGSSMNIQLGSDREQENPSPSVSSTMAPLQNGHYWNMQQLSPPPNGYGDLYTSYYFNEQLELSEQQFSSLWSWQN; encoded by the exons ATGGTGCCTCATGGGTTCAGATTCAATCCCACCGACCAAGAGCTCATCCAAATCCTAGACCAAAAAGCTTCTGCGCAAGAAATGCCTCTCCATTTCATCGTCCACGCCAATCTCTACGAGCATGAACCTCAAGATCTTGAAT GGAACCACAGTGCCACGTTAGGAAACGAGGAGAGATACTACTACTGCAAGAGGGAAAATGATTCCAGGGAAGTTGCTGGTCGAGGATGGTGGAAAGCTACGAGCCATGTCAAGAAAGTTAATGTTAATGAAAATCTTGTAGGGCACAAAAGGCCTTTAACATTTCACAGGTACAGAGACCAAGAAAGAAACCGCAGTAATGCCATAAAGACCAACTGGATCATGCATGAGTATAGCCTCGAATCAAAAACAACG GAATGGAGGCTTTGCAAGATAAAGTACAAGGGAAAGCCAAGCATACAAGAAGAGCTGGAGAATATCAGGCAACGTTACTCTTCAAGGATCGATTCTGAAGCTTCAGGCAGTTCAATGAATATCCAACTGGGTTCTGATAGAGAGCAAGAAAACCCATCACCTTCAGTAAGTTCAACAATGGCGCCATTACAAAATGGACATTACTGGAACATGCAGCAGCTTTCACCACCTCCAAATGGATATGGTGACCTTTATACTAGTTACTATTTCAACGAGCAGTTAGAGCTCAGTGAGCAACAATTTTCTAGCCTTTGGTCTTGGCAGAATTAG